The DNA window GCGGGCGGTGGCGTCAGCGCCGAACAGGCTTTCGGCGATGCCGATTTCATCGGTCTGCACCGAATGCTCGGCCTTCTCGTAGATCGCCAGTTCACGGATGAAGCGCAGGATCAGGCCAGCGTCGGCGACGGTGGCCGGGCGGATGTTCAACACGGCCACCGTGCTCATGGCTCAGCCCCGTGCCGCGGCGACGTTGGCGCGCATCTGCGCGATCACGTCCTGGTAGCTGGTCTTGGCGTTGAAGATGGCCGAGCCGGCGACAAAGGTATCGGCACCAGCGGCGGCGATCTCACCGATGTTGTCGGCCTTCACGCCACCGTCGATCTCCAGGCGGATGTCACGGCCGCTGGCATCGATCTTCTGCCGCACCACGCGCAGCTTGTCCAAGGCCGAAGGAATGAACGCCTGGCCACCGAAGCCCGGGTTGACCGACATCAGCAGCACCAGATCGAGGTCGTCCAGCACCCAGTCGAGGATGTCCACCGGGGTGGCCGGGTTCAGCACGATGCCCGGCTTGCAGCCCAGCGAGCGGATCAGCTGGATGGTGCGGTGCACGTGGCGGCTGGCCTCCGGGTGGAAGCTGATGTAGGTGGCACCGGCCTCCGCGAAGTCCGGGATGATGCGGTCCACCGGCTCGACCATCAGGTGCACGTCGATCGGTGCGGTGACGCCGTGCTTGCGCAGCGCCTGGCAGACCATCGGGCCGATGGTCAGGTTGGGCACGTAGTGGTTGTCCATCACGTCGAAATGGACCCAATCGGCGCCAGCGGCCAGGACGTTGTCGACTTCTTCGCCCAGGCGGGCGAAGTTGGCCGAGAGGATGGAAGGAGCGATGAGGCAGTTGGACATGGCCGGGGCCTTCGGAACGGGGAAAGGGGTCTCCCGCCCGCAGGCGGGATTGTGGGGTCAGCGCTTGCGCAGAGTCTTGATGCGGTCGTAGGCGGCGTTGATGCGCCGCGACTTCTGCTCGGCCTGCTGCTGCAGCTCGGGGGCGGCGCCGCCCAGCTTGTCGGGGTGGTACTGGGAGATCAGCTTGCGGTAGGCGCGCTCGACCTCGGCATCGGTGGCCTCGGAGGTCAGTCCCAGCTCCCGGTACGGGTTTTCCTTGTTCAGGCGGAACCAGTCGCTGTCAAAGGCATGCCCCAGCAACAGGCCGACCACCGCGCCGAACAGCGGATTGGGCCGGAACAGCAGGGCCCCGGCGATGAATCCGAGCAGTTTTCCGTACCAGCGCATGGCGCTCCGGGGTCGGCCGACGAAATGGACGCTCATTTTACGTCACAGCGGGCCCGGACCGCTTTACACTAGGCCGCCCGCTGGTCAGCGGGCCCGCCGGGTCCGTTGGGCAGCCGTATCGACGAAGCCCCAGGAGTGCCCGTGCCAACCACGCTGTTGCAATCCGATCTCCCCGGCCTGCCCTTGCGCCACCGCGGCAAGGTGCGTGATGTGTTCGATATCCCGCGCGAGCGGCTGCCGGCCGGTACCCCGCCGGGGGACTACCTTTTGATGGTCGCCACCGATCGCCTGTCGGCGTTCGACGTGGTCCTGCCCGACCCGATCCCGGGCAAGGGCGAGATGCTCTGCCAGGTGTCCAACTTCTGGTTCGCCAAGACCGCGCACCTGATGCCCAATCACCTGACCGGCATCGACGTGGCCAGCGTGCTGCCCGAGGGCGTGGACGCGGCCCTGTACGCCAAGCGCGCGGTGGTCACGCGCAAGCTGAAGCCGGTACCGGTGGAAGCGATCGCCCGTGGCTACCTGATCGGCAGCGGCTGGAAGGACTACCAGCGCACCGGCAAGGTCAGCGGCATCGACCTGCCCGACGGCCTGCGCCAGGCCGAGCAGCTGCCCGAGCCGATCTTCACTCCCTCGACCAAGGCCGCCGTGGGCGACCATGACGAGAACATCGACTTCGACGCGATGGTGAAGACGGTCGGTGCGGAGATGGCCGAGCGCGTGCGCGACGCCACGCTGCGCATCTACAAGTTCGCGGCCGATTACGCGCGCGAGCGCGGCATCATCCTGGCCGACACCAAGTTCGAGTTCGGTACCGACGCCGATGGCCGCCTGTACATCATGGACGAGATGCTGACGCCGGATTCCTCACGCTACTGGCCTGCCGACGAGTACGAAGTGGGCACCAGCCCGCCGAGCTACGACAAGCAGTTCGTGCGCGACTACCTGGAGACGCTGGACTGGGGCAAGACCGCCCCGGGCCCGACCATCCCGGCCGAGATCATCGAGCGCACCCGCGCCAAGTACGCCGAGGCGCTGCAGCGCCTGGCCGGAATCAGCGTCGACTGATTCCCCTGCGCCCCCGGCCGGTCTGGCTGGGGGCGTTTCCTGCGCCCCCCGGCAGCCAGGCATGGCCTGGCTCTACTGTCGGTTTCCCGGGGTAGTGCCGGCCGCTGGCCGGCAACCTCGGCCAACCTGCCGCCAGGCAGGGCCTGGCTCTACTGGCGGCCCCGGCCGGGGTATGCTGGCCGCATGCAGACCACCACCCAGCTTGCGCGTCCGATCGACCGCTATTTCGCCAGCTACTCCGACGACCACCGCAATGTGGTCAACCAGCGCATCCACGTGGTCGCGGTGCCGGCGATCCTGTGGTCGGTGGTGGCCCTGCTGTGGTGCGTGCCGCCGCTGATCACCTGGTTCCAGTACGGCATCTGGTCGGCGTTCGCGATGTTCAGCGCCTGGTGCTTCTACAACAAACTGTCGCGCCCGCTGGGCATCGGCATGCTCATCCAGTTCTTCGTGTTCGGCTGCCTGTGCCGGCTGCTGGAAGCGGAAATCGGCCTGCACAATCTGCGCTCGCTGGCCATCGGCGTCTTCGTCGTCGCCTGGATCGCGCAGTTCATCGGCCACAAGTTCGAAGGCCGCAAGCCCAGCTTCCTGACCGACCTGACCTACCTGCTGATCGGCCCGGCCTGGGTGATGGCCAAGGCCTATCGCAAGCTCGACTGGCGCTACTGACCAGCGTCGCCGCATCGACGCGTTCGTTTCCTGAACGGGCAGATGCCATCACCCACGCTGCACGGCGCGCCTGCCAGCCTGCCGCGGTGACCTCCTCTCCTCGCCCCACCCGACGGCGGCGGTCCCTGTGCGACAGGGGCTGCGGTCTCCCTGCGTGGGCGTAGGGTGGACCCGTCAGCCAGGTCCTGACGGGTCATCCACGCGGCATGCTGCATCGCAGAAAAAATGAATCAGCGCACGTTACATGCAATTGATCGCTGTTCAATGGGTTTCGGCGACATTTGGCAGCCTGTTATGCTCCCTGACCTGCTCGTGAATCATGGATTCCCTGCATGCTCCCCAGCCTGCCCCTGCTGCTGGCCCTGCCGTTCCTCATGGCAGTGGCTGTCGCAGCCTTCCCCCGTAGTTCGCGCTCGACTGCTGCCTGGCTGGCGGCGCTGGCGCCGTTGGGCGGGCTGGCGATCCTCGCCTGGCTGACCCCATCGGTCATCGATGGCCAGGTGGTGCGCACGATGGTGCCGTGGCTGCCGCAGATCGGCCTGGACTTCACCCTGCGCCTGGATGGCCTGGCCTGGATGTTCGCGGGGCTGGTACTGGGCATCGGCGCACTGGTGGTGCTGTATGCGCGCTACTACCTGAGCTCGCAGGACAGCGCGCACCGCTTCTACACCTACCTGTTGCTGTTC is part of the Stenotrophomonas lactitubi genome and encodes:
- a CDS encoding J domain-containing protein codes for the protein MRWYGKLLGFIAGALLFRPNPLFGAVVGLLLGHAFDSDWFRLNKENPYRELGLTSEATDAEVERAYRKLISQYHPDKLGGAAPELQQQAEQKSRRINAAYDRIKTLRKR
- a CDS encoding phosphoribosylaminoimidazolesuccinocarboxamide synthase, producing the protein MPTTLLQSDLPGLPLRHRGKVRDVFDIPRERLPAGTPPGDYLLMVATDRLSAFDVVLPDPIPGKGEMLCQVSNFWFAKTAHLMPNHLTGIDVASVLPEGVDAALYAKRAVVTRKLKPVPVEAIARGYLIGSGWKDYQRTGKVSGIDLPDGLRQAEQLPEPIFTPSTKAAVGDHDENIDFDAMVKTVGAEMAERVRDATLRIYKFAADYARERGIILADTKFEFGTDADGRLYIMDEMLTPDSSRYWPADEYEVGTSPPSYDKQFVRDYLETLDWGKTAPGPTIPAEIIERTRAKYAEALQRLAGISVD
- a CDS encoding Mpo1 family 2-hydroxy fatty acid dioxygenase — its product is MQTTTQLARPIDRYFASYSDDHRNVVNQRIHVVAVPAILWSVVALLWCVPPLITWFQYGIWSAFAMFSAWCFYNKLSRPLGIGMLIQFFVFGCLCRLLEAEIGLHNLRSLAIGVFVVAWIAQFIGHKFEGRKPSFLTDLTYLLIGPAWVMAKAYRKLDWRY
- the rpe gene encoding ribulose-phosphate 3-epimerase translates to MSNCLIAPSILSANFARLGEEVDNVLAAGADWVHFDVMDNHYVPNLTIGPMVCQALRKHGVTAPIDVHLMVEPVDRIIPDFAEAGATYISFHPEASRHVHRTIQLIRSLGCKPGIVLNPATPVDILDWVLDDLDLVLLMSVNPGFGGQAFIPSALDKLRVVRQKIDASGRDIRLEIDGGVKADNIGEIAAAGADTFVAGSAIFNAKTSYQDVIAQMRANVAAARG